A window of Belonocnema kinseyi isolate 2016_QV_RU_SX_M_011 chromosome 9, B_treatae_v1, whole genome shotgun sequence contains these coding sequences:
- the LOC117180784 gene encoding uncharacterized protein LOC117180784 — protein sequence MKIFLGSLFIALAVFPDDVQSGSSPGKYPSDLGNNPTPMDWKPTPSELATKPGSAVRKYPNPLTMKYNPTLDLPNGTGMDPELSKMHHNPYGTMPTPKSVVLNSARPQVSEKVKSEPIDSYESSSSKRQNLN from the exons atgaagATATTTCTTGGAAGTCTATTCATCGCATTGGCTGTTTTTCCTGATGATGTTC AATCAGGTTCATCGCCTGGAAAATATCCCTCAGATTTGGGAAATAATCCTACACCCATGGATTGGAAGCCAACTCCGAGCGAATTAGCCACTAAACCAG GTTCAGCGGTTAGAAAATATCCCAATCCATTGACCATGAAATACAATCCAACGTTAGATTTGCCTAATGGGACAGGAATGGATCCAGAGCTGTCGAAAATGCATCACAATCCGTATGGAACTATGCCCACTCCGAAGTCAGTAGTTCTCAATTCGGCCCGTCCCCAGGTATCTGAAAAAGTAAAAAGTGAACCCATCGACAGTTATGAAAGTTCGTCATCCAAGCGCCAAAATTTGAACTGA